One Actinospica robiniae DSM 44927 genomic region harbors:
- the fbaA gene encoding class II fructose-bisphosphate aldolase: MPIASPEVYAEMLDRAKAGRFAYPAINVTSSQTLNAAIRGFAEAESDGIVQVSTGGAEYLSGGLKDMVTGSVALAEYAHVIAAKYDVNIALHTDHCPKDKLDGFMRPLVAISQERVAKGLEPLFQSHMWDGSAVPLDENLRIAQELIVECAKARTVMELEIGVVGGEEDGVANEINEKLYTTAEDVLKTVEAIGLGEKGRYLLAATFGNVHGVYKPGNVKLRPSILKDIQDAVGAKFNQDKPFDLVFHGGSGSLLEEIREALDYGVVKMNVDTDTQYAFTRPVADHMLRNYEGVLKVDGEVGNKKQYDPRAYGKAAEGGMAARVVVACQDLRSAGTKLK, encoded by the coding sequence ATGCCCATCGCAAGCCCAGAAGTCTACGCCGAGATGCTCGACCGGGCGAAGGCCGGCCGCTTCGCGTACCCGGCGATCAACGTCACCTCGTCGCAGACGCTGAACGCGGCGATCCGCGGCTTCGCCGAAGCCGAGAGCGACGGTATCGTCCAGGTCTCCACCGGTGGCGCCGAGTACCTCAGCGGCGGCCTGAAGGACATGGTCACCGGCTCGGTCGCGCTGGCCGAGTACGCGCACGTGATCGCGGCGAAGTACGACGTCAACATCGCGCTGCACACCGACCACTGCCCCAAGGACAAGCTGGACGGCTTCATGCGTCCGCTGGTCGCCATCTCCCAGGAGCGCGTGGCCAAGGGCCTCGAGCCGCTGTTCCAGTCGCACATGTGGGACGGCTCGGCCGTGCCGCTGGACGAGAACCTGCGCATCGCGCAGGAGCTGATCGTCGAGTGCGCCAAGGCCCGCACGGTCATGGAGCTGGAGATCGGCGTCGTCGGCGGCGAGGAGGACGGCGTCGCGAACGAGATCAACGAGAAGCTCTACACCACCGCCGAGGACGTGCTCAAGACCGTCGAGGCGATCGGCCTGGGCGAGAAGGGCCGCTACCTGCTGGCCGCCACCTTCGGCAACGTGCACGGCGTCTACAAGCCGGGCAACGTGAAGCTGCGTCCGTCCATCCTCAAGGACATCCAGGACGCGGTCGGCGCCAAGTTCAACCAGGACAAGCCGTTCGACCTGGTCTTCCACGGCGGCTCCGGCTCGCTGCTCGAGGAGATCCGCGAGGCGCTGGACTACGGCGTGGTGAAGATGAACGTCGACACCGACACCCAGTACGCCTTCACCCGGCCGGTGGCCGACCACATGCTGCGCAACTACGAGGGCGTGCTCAAGGTGGACGGCGAGGTCGGCAACAAGAAGCAGTACGACCCGCGCGCCTACGGCAAGGCGGCCGAGGGCGGCATGGCCGCGCGCGTCGTCGTGGCCTGCCAGGACCTGCGGTCGGCTGGCACCAAGCTCAAGTAA
- a CDS encoding DedA family protein, producing MTNLALNILSPASLISTFGVAGVLLIIFVELAVIVGFFLPGDSLLFVAGIASSSAANTLVHAHMSLAALLIATPIVAIVGSQIGHYIGARFGRRLFDRPDSRFFKRKYAVRAEFYFNKYGGAKAVLVSRFIVGVRTFVNPLAGMLDMPARTFFLWSALGNIVWVELMLVLGYELGDKIKGNIDTTILPIALVVAVITLIPLALEMNKERKAAKRGEETELQRFEREHERAYAERVGYQDAVPAVSTAGARHRK from the coding sequence GTGACCAACCTCGCGCTCAACATCCTCAGCCCGGCGTCGCTGATCAGCACCTTCGGTGTGGCCGGGGTACTCCTGATCATCTTCGTCGAACTGGCGGTGATCGTCGGGTTCTTCCTGCCCGGCGACTCGCTGCTGTTCGTGGCTGGAATCGCGTCCTCCAGCGCGGCGAACACGCTGGTCCACGCGCACATGAGCCTCGCGGCCCTGCTGATCGCCACCCCGATCGTGGCCATCGTCGGATCGCAGATCGGCCACTACATCGGTGCCAGATTCGGCCGCCGACTGTTCGACCGCCCGGATTCGCGCTTCTTCAAGCGCAAGTACGCCGTGCGCGCCGAGTTCTACTTCAACAAGTACGGCGGCGCCAAGGCCGTGCTGGTGAGCCGGTTCATCGTGGGTGTGCGCACGTTCGTCAACCCGCTGGCGGGCATGCTGGACATGCCGGCCCGCACGTTCTTCCTGTGGAGCGCGCTCGGCAACATCGTCTGGGTGGAGCTGATGCTGGTGCTCGGCTACGAGCTCGGCGACAAGATCAAGGGCAACATCGACACCACGATCCTGCCGATCGCCCTGGTGGTGGCCGTGATCACGCTGATCCCGCTGGCGCTGGAGATGAACAAGGAGCGCAAGGCGGCCAAGCGCGGCGAGGAGACCGAGCTGCAGCGGTTCGAGCGCGAGCACGAGCGCGCCTACGCCGAGCGGGTGGGCTACCAGGACGCGGTGCCCGCCGTCTCGACGGCCGGAGCCCGGCACAGGAAGTAA
- the pyrE gene encoding orotate phosphoribosyltransferase: protein MTVNYPQPSPERSALLEQIKDKALFRGEFTLSSGLKADYYVDLRLINLAGATAPMVGRVMLETVKDVDFDAVGGLTMGADPVAAAIMHAAVAQGRPMDAFVVRKAGKAHGLQRRIEGPDLAGRRVLVVEDASTTGNSPLAAVEAVREAGAEVAAVACIIERGAAKTIEAAGLPYYAAYNEADLGVR, encoded by the coding sequence ATGACGGTCAACTACCCCCAGCCCAGCCCGGAGCGCTCCGCCCTGCTCGAGCAGATCAAGGACAAGGCCCTGTTCCGGGGCGAGTTCACGCTCAGCTCGGGGCTCAAGGCCGACTACTACGTGGACCTGCGCCTGATCAACCTGGCCGGCGCCACCGCGCCGATGGTCGGCCGGGTCATGCTCGAGACCGTCAAGGACGTGGACTTCGACGCGGTCGGCGGACTGACCATGGGCGCCGACCCGGTGGCCGCCGCGATCATGCACGCCGCGGTCGCGCAGGGCCGGCCGATGGACGCGTTCGTCGTGCGCAAGGCCGGCAAGGCACACGGCCTGCAGCGCCGGATCGAGGGCCCGGACCTCGCCGGCCGCCGGGTGCTGGTCGTCGAGGACGCCTCCACCACCGGCAACTCCCCGCTGGCCGCCGTCGAGGCGGTGCGCGAGGCCGGGGCCGAAGTGGCGGCAGTGGCCTGCATCATCGAGCGCGGCGCGGCGAAGACGATCGAGGCGGCCGGCCTGCCGTACTACGCGGCCTACAACGAGGCGGATCTCGGCGTGCGCTGA
- a CDS encoding FadR/GntR family transcriptional regulator: MYVEGWNAHRVVRPSRLANAVIERLLLRILDGEFQPGGDLPPEAALAQEFAVSRTILREALKALEEKRVLRIRHGRGTTVRPKNEWNILDPMVLTVLLEYGGSSTLATELDEVRTALQGLMADLAAQRITPEQRRDLDLCLNRMRAALPVEPGIGDPLAYREAAHLFARVLSEAAGNEVARCVVETIDVPLRDEDPEHMQGVIPRTQEFAERLYARVVGLPAPDEQVVDLADPPGGAGSAPVSLPSQPPVLTTPLRRRPMVSVSR, encoded by the coding sequence ATGTACGTCGAAGGGTGGAACGCCCACCGAGTCGTCCGTCCCAGCCGCCTGGCCAACGCCGTGATCGAGCGGCTGCTGCTGCGCATACTGGACGGCGAGTTCCAGCCCGGCGGGGACCTGCCGCCGGAGGCCGCCCTGGCACAGGAGTTCGCGGTCAGCCGCACGATCCTGCGCGAGGCGCTCAAGGCGTTGGAGGAGAAGCGGGTGCTGCGCATCCGCCACGGCCGCGGCACCACGGTGCGGCCCAAGAACGAGTGGAACATCCTCGACCCCATGGTGCTCACGGTGCTGCTCGAGTACGGGGGTTCCTCGACCCTCGCCACCGAGCTGGACGAGGTGCGCACCGCGCTGCAGGGCCTGATGGCCGACCTCGCCGCGCAGCGGATCACCCCGGAGCAGCGCCGGGACCTCGACCTGTGCCTGAACCGGATGCGCGCGGCGCTCCCGGTCGAACCCGGCATCGGCGACCCGCTGGCCTACCGGGAGGCGGCGCACCTGTTCGCCCGGGTGCTCTCCGAGGCGGCCGGCAACGAGGTGGCCCGCTGTGTGGTCGAGACCATCGACGTGCCGCTGCGCGACGAGGACCCGGAACACATGCAGGGCGTCATCCCGCGCACCCAGGAGTTCGCCGAGCGCCTCTACGCCCGTGTGGTGGGCCTGCCCGCCCCGGACGAGCAGGTGGTCGACCTGGCCGATCCCCCGGGCGGGGCCGGCTCGGCCCCGGTCTCACTGCCCAGCCAGCCCCCCGTGCTCACCACCCCGCTGCGGCGGCGGCCCATGGTGAGCGTCTCCCGCTAG
- a CDS encoding CoxG family protein, with product MAYEATVPVHRRLLWSAVTDPERLLGAVPNLLVEASSDHGVAARLRLRAGEKSITFRGIARLVDLAPDELHAVLEIEAVHGRSDGALDGRVKITLRPDGDGTRVELEPEFVLSGHAPTVSAEQLTAAGARLIPRWFAQLAGSGPAAPPAPVALTVVPDEPEPSRVPTPEPPAADVDVDEDEDEDEDENLNDRGLEPAAAEPEFEPEAEPAFPAEARPGPTFTLIPGAGDAQDGASAPAAAKAPLRLVAPREPDSEDELPEERDLWSERPGQLIAPVWVIGAALLAALGLLVAALRRIARHRRDVG from the coding sequence ATGGCGTACGAAGCTACGGTGCCGGTCCACCGCCGGTTGCTGTGGTCAGCTGTCACCGACCCTGAGCGTCTGCTCGGCGCCGTGCCCAACCTCCTCGTCGAGGCCAGCAGCGACCACGGCGTGGCCGCCCGGTTGCGCCTGCGCGCGGGGGAGAAGTCCATCACCTTCCGCGGTATCGCCCGGCTGGTCGACCTCGCGCCGGACGAGCTGCACGCGGTGCTCGAGATCGAGGCGGTGCACGGCCGCTCCGACGGTGCGCTGGACGGACGCGTGAAGATCACGCTGCGACCGGACGGCGACGGCACCCGGGTCGAGCTCGAACCCGAGTTCGTGCTCTCCGGACACGCCCCCACGGTGTCCGCGGAGCAGCTGACCGCCGCCGGAGCGCGGCTGATACCGCGTTGGTTCGCCCAGCTGGCCGGATCCGGCCCGGCGGCGCCCCCGGCCCCGGTTGCGCTGACGGTGGTGCCGGACGAGCCGGAACCGTCGCGCGTCCCGACCCCCGAGCCGCCCGCCGCGGACGTGGACGTCGACGAGGACGAGGACGAGGACGAGGACGAGAACCTGAACGACCGCGGCCTGGAGCCCGCCGCGGCGGAACCGGAGTTCGAGCCCGAGGCCGAGCCCGCGTTCCCGGCCGAGGCGCGGCCCGGCCCCACCTTCACCCTGATCCCCGGCGCCGGCGACGCGCAGGACGGCGCGAGCGCGCCGGCCGCCGCCAAGGCTCCGTTGCGCCTGGTCGCGCCGCGTGAGCCGGACTCCGAGGACGAGCTCCCGGAGGAGCGCGACCTGTGGAGCGAGCGGCCCGGGCAGCTGATCGCACCGGTGTGGGTGATCGGCGCCGCGCTGCTCGCCGCCCTCGGTCTGCTCGTCGCTGCGCTGCGCCGGATCGCCCGGCACCGCCGCGACGTCGGCTGA
- a CDS encoding DUF2617 family protein, with protein MPESPPLAGHAVVELVAPYRDTRAEELCWSLTLPVQPALAVRTVRLGPFVLELRLLGASHQVLLWSEPHGTLRCVETVACVPELAGPMPEHAAMPMAEGCYRFASRVSVLDRARFAAAAGRVRRDCARNAASLVGAYPGSPDALTAILPELEGAGVRWTTWHSYPQNGRLVRTSGAFRRTLAPKQGGSAFGDQGEGLDGVRSYGAGPPPVAVVSCHRP; from the coding sequence ATGCCGGAATCGCCGCCTCTCGCCGGGCACGCGGTCGTGGAGCTCGTCGCCCCGTACCGGGACACCCGGGCCGAGGAACTGTGCTGGAGCCTGACTTTGCCGGTCCAGCCGGCGCTGGCCGTCCGCACGGTCCGGCTGGGCCCGTTCGTGCTCGAACTGCGTCTGCTCGGCGCTTCGCATCAGGTGCTGCTGTGGTCCGAGCCGCACGGCACGCTGCGTTGCGTGGAGACCGTCGCCTGTGTGCCCGAGCTGGCCGGGCCGATGCCCGAGCACGCCGCCATGCCGATGGCCGAGGGCTGCTACCGGTTCGCCTCGCGCGTCTCGGTGCTCGACCGGGCCCGATTCGCCGCCGCGGCCGGGCGCGTGCGCCGCGACTGCGCGCGCAACGCGGCGAGTCTGGTCGGGGCCTATCCCGGTTCGCCGGACGCGCTCACCGCGATCCTGCCCGAACTCGAGGGCGCGGGCGTACGCTGGACCACCTGGCACAGCTATCCGCAGAACGGCCGGCTCGTGCGCACTAGTGGCGCGTTCCGGCGTACGCTGGCCCCCAAGCAGGGCGGTTCGGCGTTCGGTGACCAAGGGGAAGGTTTAGATGGCGTACGAAGCTACGGTGCCGGTCCACCGCCGGTTGCTGTGGTCAGCTGTCACCGACCCTGA
- the clpB gene encoding ATP-dependent chaperone ClpB yields MEIDQLTTKAQQALSAAVQETQTGGNPEVEPVHLLKALLALPEGTAVPLLEAVGVDPATVAAGARDLAARLPAVSGPTVSDAPISREMRAVLSTAEGEARRLDDAYISTEHLLVGIAGGSDDAAKLLVRLGASAKALRDAFGQVRGSARITSQDPEATYQALSKYGIDLTEQAREGRLDPVIGRDSEIRRVVQVLSRRTKNNPVLIGEPGVGKTAVVEGLAQRIVAGDVPESLRGKRLVSLDLGAMVAGAKYRGEFEERLKAVLAEIKDSNGQVVTFIDELHTVVGAGATGDSSMDAGNMLKPMLARGELRMVGATTLDEYRERIEKDPALERRFQQVLVGEPSVEDTVAILRGLKGRYEAHHQVQISDGALVAAAALSDRYITSRFLPDKAIDLVDEAASRLRMEIDSRPVEIDELQRTVDRLRMEEMALGKAQDPASRERLARIRRELADKQEQLSALTARWEQEKSGLNRVGELKKRLDNLRGQTERAQRDGDFAAASRLMYAEIPAAEQELEAASKAANDRDAMVKEEVGADDIAEVVAAWTGIPAGRLLEGEAAKLLRMEQELGKRLIGQQTAVRAVSDAVRRARAGISDPDRPTGSFLFLGPTGVGKTELAKSLADFLFDDEHAMVRIDMSEYGEKHSVARLVGAPPGYVGYEEGGQLTEAVRRRPYTVVLLDEVEKAHPEVFDVLLQVLDDGRLTDGQGRTVDFRNTILILTSNLGSQYLVDESLAVEAKRDRVMQAVRAAFKPEFLNRLDDIVLFDALGTEELGRIVLQQVASLQRRLSDRRLTLEVSDAAQEWLVLTGFNPAYGARPLRRLVQTSIGDQLAREILSGHIPDGSTVRVDVDGAEPTTERLVVTAV; encoded by the coding sequence ATGGAAATCGACCAGCTGACGACCAAGGCCCAGCAGGCCCTGTCCGCGGCGGTCCAGGAGACCCAGACAGGCGGCAATCCGGAGGTCGAGCCGGTACACCTGCTCAAGGCTCTGCTCGCTCTGCCCGAGGGCACCGCCGTACCGCTGCTCGAGGCGGTGGGCGTGGATCCGGCGACGGTGGCCGCGGGTGCCCGGGATCTGGCGGCGAGACTGCCCGCGGTCTCCGGTCCGACCGTGTCGGACGCGCCGATCAGCCGGGAGATGCGGGCTGTGCTCAGCACGGCCGAGGGCGAGGCCAGGCGCCTGGACGACGCGTACATCTCGACCGAGCACCTGCTGGTGGGCATCGCCGGCGGCTCGGACGACGCGGCGAAGCTGCTGGTGCGCCTCGGCGCCTCGGCCAAGGCCCTGCGCGACGCGTTCGGCCAGGTGCGCGGCTCGGCCCGGATCACGTCGCAGGACCCGGAGGCGACGTATCAGGCCTTGTCGAAGTACGGCATCGACCTGACCGAGCAGGCGCGCGAGGGCCGGCTCGACCCGGTGATCGGCCGCGACTCGGAGATCCGGCGCGTGGTCCAGGTGCTCTCCCGCCGCACCAAGAACAACCCGGTGCTGATCGGCGAGCCCGGCGTGGGCAAGACCGCGGTGGTCGAGGGGCTCGCCCAGCGCATCGTGGCCGGCGACGTGCCGGAGTCGCTGCGCGGAAAGCGCCTGGTGTCGCTCGATCTCGGCGCGATGGTCGCCGGCGCGAAGTACCGCGGCGAGTTCGAGGAGCGGCTCAAGGCGGTGCTAGCCGAGATCAAGGACAGCAACGGACAGGTCGTCACCTTCATCGACGAGCTGCACACAGTCGTCGGCGCCGGCGCCACCGGGGATTCCTCGATGGACGCGGGCAACATGCTCAAGCCGATGCTCGCCCGCGGCGAGCTGCGCATGGTGGGCGCGACCACGCTGGACGAGTACCGGGAGCGGATCGAGAAGGACCCGGCGCTGGAGCGCCGCTTCCAGCAGGTGCTGGTGGGCGAGCCGAGCGTCGAGGACACGGTCGCGATCCTGCGCGGCCTCAAGGGCCGGTACGAGGCGCACCACCAGGTGCAGATCTCGGACGGCGCGCTCGTGGCCGCCGCCGCCCTGTCAGACCGCTACATCACCTCGAGGTTCCTGCCGGACAAGGCGATCGACCTGGTCGACGAGGCGGCCTCGCGGCTGCGCATGGAGATCGACTCGCGTCCGGTGGAGATCGACGAGCTGCAGCGCACGGTGGACCGGCTGCGGATGGAGGAGATGGCGCTGGGCAAGGCGCAGGACCCGGCCTCGCGCGAGCGCCTCGCCCGGATCCGGCGCGAGCTCGCGGACAAGCAGGAGCAGCTCTCCGCCCTCACCGCCCGCTGGGAACAGGAGAAGTCGGGGCTGAACCGGGTCGGCGAGCTCAAGAAGCGGCTCGACAACCTGCGCGGCCAGACCGAGCGGGCCCAGCGCGACGGCGACTTCGCGGCGGCCTCGCGGCTGATGTACGCAGAGATCCCGGCGGCCGAGCAGGAGCTGGAAGCTGCGTCCAAGGCCGCCAACGACCGGGACGCGATGGTCAAGGAGGAGGTCGGCGCGGACGACATCGCCGAGGTGGTGGCGGCCTGGACCGGGATCCCGGCCGGCCGGCTGCTCGAGGGCGAGGCGGCGAAGCTGCTGCGGATGGAGCAGGAGCTCGGCAAGCGGCTGATCGGCCAGCAGACGGCGGTGCGCGCGGTCTCCGACGCGGTGCGCCGCGCCCGGGCCGGGATCTCCGACCCGGACCGGCCGACCGGCTCGTTCCTCTTCCTCGGCCCGACCGGCGTGGGCAAGACCGAGCTGGCCAAGTCGCTCGCGGACTTCCTGTTCGACGACGAGCACGCCATGGTCCGGATCGACATGTCGGAGTACGGCGAGAAGCACTCGGTCGCCCGGCTCGTCGGCGCGCCGCCCGGATACGTCGGCTACGAGGAGGGCGGCCAGCTGACCGAGGCCGTACGCCGTCGTCCGTACACGGTGGTGCTGCTGGACGAGGTGGAGAAGGCCCACCCGGAGGTCTTCGACGTGCTGCTGCAGGTGCTCGACGACGGCCGGCTGACGGACGGTCAGGGCCGCACGGTGGACTTCCGTAACACGATCCTGATCCTCACCTCGAACCTGGGATCCCAGTACCTGGTGGACGAATCGCTGGCGGTCGAGGCCAAGCGGGACCGGGTGATGCAGGCCGTGCGCGCGGCGTTCAAGCCGGAGTTCCTCAACCGGCTCGACGACATCGTGCTCTTCGACGCTCTCGGCACCGAGGAGCTGGGCCGGATCGTGCTGCAGCAGGTCGCCTCGCTGCAGCGGCGCCTGTCCGACCGCCGGCTGACCCTCGAGGTGAGCGACGCCGCGCAGGAATGGCTGGTACTGACCGGCTTCAACCCGGCCTACGGCGCGCGCCCGCTGCGCCGTCTGGTGCAGACCTCGATCGGCGATCAGCTGGCCAGGGAGATCCTCTCCGGCCACATCCCGGACGGCTCCACCGTGCGCGTGGACGTGGACGGTGCCGAGCCGACCACCGAGCGCCTGGTGGTCACCGCGGTCTAG
- a CDS encoding heat shock protein transcriptional repressor HspR: MTAHGGHTAHEAVSADSPVYVISMAAELSGLHPQTLRQYDRLGLVSPDRAAGRGRRYSANDIDRLREVQRLSQDEGVNLAGIKHIRGLQDEVAVLRARVAELESTLAAVAATTIPVALPVSAPSVAPQPEPNPLYRGDLLPAIPAFGSSTALVVWRPQHER; the protein is encoded by the coding sequence ATGACGGCACACGGCGGGCACACGGCGCACGAGGCGGTCTCGGCGGACAGCCCGGTCTACGTGATCTCGATGGCGGCGGAGCTCTCCGGCCTGCACCCGCAGACCCTGCGCCAGTACGACCGGCTCGGCCTGGTCAGCCCGGACCGGGCGGCCGGACGCGGCCGGCGCTACTCGGCCAACGACATCGACCGGCTGCGCGAGGTGCAGCGGCTGTCCCAGGACGAGGGCGTGAACCTGGCCGGGATCAAGCACATCCGCGGGCTGCAGGACGAGGTCGCCGTGCTGCGTGCGCGGGTGGCCGAGCTCGAGTCGACGCTGGCCGCGGTGGCCGCCACCACCATCCCGGTGGCGCTGCCGGTGAGCGCGCCGAGCGTCGCGCCGCAGCCCGAGCCGAACCCGCTCTACCGGGGCGACCTGCTGCCGGCCATCCCGGCCTTCGGCTCCTCCACCGCGCTGGTGGTGTGGCGCCCGCAGCACGAGCGGTGA
- the dnaJ gene encoding molecular chaperone DnaJ, translating into MSTKDYVEKDYYKVLGVAKDATTADIKKAYRKLARQYHPDANKGDAQAEEKFKEISEAYDVLSDDKRRKEYDEARSLFGGGLRGAGAGGFPFDLGDLLGNQGGGGGGIGDILGGIFNRGRTQAPPTPGTGRRGQDIETEAAITFMQSIEGVTIPLRMTSEQPCRSCSGTGAKAGTTPRVCPECSGTGQISRNQGGFAFSEPCRACKGRGLVVDDPCPTCHGSGRAASTHTLQARIPSGVRDGMRIRLKGKGAPGERGGPPGDLYVVVHVKPHPIFGRDGDNLTVTVPVTFPEAVLGAEIKVPVLGGMPVTVKLPAGSANGRTLRVRGKGAPVRDGGRGDLLVTFEVAVPVNLSDDAKAALESFRAATDDHDVRAELLAQAKDGGAGV; encoded by the coding sequence ATGAGCACCAAAGACTATGTGGAGAAGGACTACTACAAGGTGCTCGGCGTGGCCAAGGACGCGACGACCGCCGACATCAAGAAGGCCTACCGGAAGCTGGCCCGCCAGTACCACCCGGACGCGAACAAGGGCGACGCCCAGGCCGAGGAGAAGTTCAAGGAGATCTCCGAGGCCTACGACGTGCTCTCCGACGACAAGCGGCGCAAGGAGTACGACGAGGCGCGCTCGCTCTTCGGCGGCGGCCTGCGCGGCGCCGGGGCCGGCGGCTTCCCGTTCGACCTCGGCGACCTGCTCGGCAACCAGGGCGGGGGCGGCGGGGGGATCGGGGACATCCTCGGCGGGATCTTCAACCGGGGCCGCACCCAGGCTCCGCCCACGCCCGGCACCGGCCGGCGCGGCCAGGACATCGAGACCGAGGCCGCGATCACGTTCATGCAGTCGATAGAGGGCGTGACCATCCCGCTGCGGATGACCAGCGAGCAGCCCTGCCGCTCCTGCTCGGGCACCGGCGCGAAGGCCGGGACCACCCCGCGGGTGTGCCCGGAGTGCTCCGGCACCGGGCAGATCAGCCGCAACCAGGGCGGCTTCGCCTTCTCCGAGCCCTGCCGCGCGTGCAAGGGCCGCGGCCTGGTGGTGGACGACCCGTGCCCGACCTGCCACGGCTCCGGACGCGCCGCGTCCACCCACACGCTGCAGGCGCGCATCCCGTCCGGGGTGCGCGACGGGATGCGGATCCGGCTCAAGGGCAAGGGCGCGCCGGGCGAGCGCGGCGGCCCGCCCGGTGACCTCTACGTGGTGGTGCATGTGAAGCCGCATCCGATCTTCGGGCGCGACGGCGACAACCTGACCGTGACCGTGCCGGTGACCTTCCCCGAGGCGGTGCTGGGCGCGGAGATCAAGGTCCCGGTGCTCGGCGGGATGCCGGTGACGGTGAAGCTGCCGGCCGGCAGCGCCAACGGCCGCACCCTGCGGGTGCGCGGCAAGGGCGCGCCGGTCCGGGACGGCGGGCGGGGCGACCTGCTGGTCACCTTCGAGGTGGCCGTGCCGGTGAACCTGAGCGACGATGCCAAGGCCGCGCTGGAGAGCTTCCGGGCGGCCACGGACGACCACGACGTGCGGGCCGAACTGCTCGCGCAGGCCAAGGACGGAGGTGCGGGAGTATGA
- the grpE gene encoding nucleotide exchange factor GrpE has product MTEQPYRSDEEYEPEDTGLESGQERPEDAYDEDDFAGRVNEAIGEGVADLAVADLIQKVAERTNELQTAQHELSERTADLQRLQAEFVNYKRRVERDRQAVVELAQGKVIGELLGVLDDIGRARDHGELEGGFRRVAESLEAALTKMGLEQFGAEGEVFDPNMHEALMHQISPDVEEDTVAAILQPGYRFGERILRVARVTVAQPGDAE; this is encoded by the coding sequence GTGACTGAGCAGCCCTACCGCTCTGACGAGGAATACGAGCCGGAGGACACCGGGCTCGAGTCCGGGCAGGAGCGCCCGGAGGACGCGTACGACGAGGACGACTTCGCCGGCCGCGTCAACGAGGCGATCGGCGAGGGCGTGGCCGACCTCGCCGTGGCCGACCTGATCCAGAAGGTGGCCGAGCGCACCAACGAGCTGCAGACCGCGCAGCACGAGCTGAGCGAACGCACCGCGGACCTGCAGCGGCTGCAGGCCGAGTTCGTCAACTACAAGCGGCGGGTGGAGCGCGACCGGCAGGCCGTGGTGGAGCTGGCCCAGGGCAAGGTGATCGGCGAGCTGCTCGGCGTGCTCGACGACATCGGCCGGGCCCGCGACCACGGCGAGCTCGAGGGCGGATTCCGCCGGGTGGCCGAGTCGCTCGAGGCGGCGCTGACGAAGATGGGCCTGGAGCAGTTCGGCGCCGAGGGCGAGGTCTTCGACCCGAACATGCACGAGGCGCTGATGCACCAGATCTCCCCGGATGTGGAGGAGGACACCGTCGCGGCGATCCTGCAGCCCGGCTACCGCTTCGGCGAGCGGATCCTGCGGGTGGCCAGGGTGACCGTCGCCCAACCCGGCGACGCGGAGTGA